Proteins co-encoded in one Malus domestica chromosome 09, GDT2T_hap1 genomic window:
- the LOC103444265 gene encoding proline-rich receptor-like protein kinase PERK15 isoform X2, with product MSELTGILNKVQWLVMNQLLLFCYVISVTEASEPYGLLKAPSVSLSSAPLAAPAMPNLPLPATLPVSHYHRRWQKHFLPHAAPVALSPAHPPFYGPLITAGHPPTASRLSKPSMKSSGLAPPLASFKNIAPTQSSAGTIPSGLAQPPLTPSISNCCKPDMVLRRGSQGCHCAYPIKLDILLLNVSQNPNWNIFLEELASELHLQVSQIELINFYVLGLSRLNISMDITPNSGSSFSASDASTINSSLVMHKVKLNPALVGDYKLLNITWFKPPPPSHASPVEGQANPPPTLTSLSASDKGRHSNWSLIIGIGIGILFIAIISVLILCLCTFRQEKTKASLIETAPEKQRTVDTVQAVGSLPHPSSTRFLAYEELKQATNNFESILGEGGFGRVFKGVLSDGTAVAIKRLTNGGQQGDKEFLVEVEMLSRLHHRNLVKLVGYYSSRDSSQNLLCYELVPNGSLEAWLHGPLGVNCPLDWDTRMKIALDAARGLAYLHEDSQPCVIHRDFKASNILLENNFHAKVADFGLAKQAPEGRANYLSTRVMGTFGYVAPEYAMTGHLLVKSDVYSYGVVLLELLTGRKPVDMSQPAGQENLVTWSRPILRDKDRLDELADPSLEGKYPTEDFVRVCTIAAACVAPEASQRPTMGEVVQSLKMVQRITEYQDTMLTSSNARPNNRESSITFESDVSSSMFSSGPYSGLSAFDNDNVSRAAIFSEDLHEGR from the exons ATGTCTGAGCTCACAG GAATATTGAACAAGGTTCAATGGTTGGTGATGAATCAGTTGCTTTTGTTCTGTTATGTGATATCCGTCACTGAAGCCAGTGAACCCTATGGTTTACTCAAAGCACCATCAGTATCTCTATCGAGTGCACCTTTGGCTGCACCAGCTATGCCAAATCTACCCCTGCCAGCCACTTTGCCAGTGTCCCACTACCATAGACGCTGGCAAAAACATTTCTTGCCACATGCTGCGCCAGTTGCTCTATCTCCTGCACACCCTCCTTTTTATGGACCCTTGATAACTGCTGGTCACCCCCCTACAGCTTCTCGATTGTCAAAGCCATCAATGAAGAGTAGTGGCTTGGCACCTCCACTTGCTAGCTTTAAGAATATCGCCCCAACACAGTCGAGTGCTGGTACAATTCCTTCTGGTTTAGCACAGCCCCCGCTCACTCCTTCCATTTCCA ACTGTTGCAAGCCAGACATGGTACTGAGACGGGGAAGTCAGGGTTGCCACTGTGCTTATCCCATAAAGCTTGATATTCTCCTCCTAAATGTTTCACAAAATCCTAACTGGAATATTTTTCTTGAAGAACTAGCTTCCGAGCTTCATTTGCAAGTTTCTCAAATAGAGCTGATTAACTTTTATGTACTCGGATTATCAAGATTAAATATTTCGATGGATATTACTCCCAATTCAGGATCCAGTTTCTCCGCGAGTGATGCGTCCACAATAAACTCTTCTCTTGTCATGCACAAGGTTAAATTGAACCCTGCATTAGTGGGTGATTACAAACTCCTCAATATAACTTGGTTTAAGCCTCCACCTCCTTCTCATG CATCACCAGTGGAAGGCCAAGCAAATCCACCCCCTACTCTTACATCCTTAAGTGCTTCAGATAAAGGGAGGCATTCAAATTGGAGTCTTATTATTGGTATTGGCATCGGCATATTGTTCATTGCCATTATATCTGTGCTCATACTTTGTTTGTGCACATTCCGTCAAGAGAAGACTAAAGCATCTCTTATAGAAACAG CCCCTGAAAAGCAGAGGACTGTTGATACAGTGCAAGCAGTAGGATCTTTACCTCACCCAAGCAGCACTCGATTTCTGGCATATGAAGAacttaaacaagcaacaaacaACTTTGAAAGCATACTTGGAGAGGGTGGTTTTGGCAGGGTGTTCAAGGGTGTCTTAAGTGATGGTACAGCTGTAGCAATTAAAAGACTTACCAATGGAGGGCAACAGGGGGATAAGGAGTTCTTGGTTGAGGTTGAAATGCTGAGCAGGCTGCATCATCGTAATCTGGTGAAACTTGTGGGGTACTATAGCAGTCGTGACTCTTCACAAAACTTACTTTGCTATGAGCTTGTACCAAATGGAAGCTTGGAGGCCTGGCTCCATG GTCCCCTGGGGGTAAATTGTCCTTTGGATTGGGACACCCGAATGAAAATTGCACTTGATGCTGCCAGAGGACTTGCTTACCTGCATGAAGACTCACAACCTTGTGTCATCCACAGAGATTTTAAAGCATCCAATATATTGCTTGAGAATAACTTTCATGCTAAAGTTGCTGATTTTGGCCTGGCCAAACAGGCACCTGAAGGCAGAGCAAATTATCTTTCTACCCGTGTGATGGGAACATTTGG GTATGTGGCTCCAGAGTACGCCATGACTGGACACCTACTTGTTAAAAGTGATGTTTACAGTTACGGAGTTGTCCTTCTCGAGTTACTCACTGGAAGAAAGCCTGTGGATATGTCACAGCCAGCCGGACAGGAGAATCTAGTCACTTGG TCGAGGCCAATTCTTAGAGACAAGGATAGACTGGATGAGCTCGCTGACCCTAGTCTTGAAGGAAAGTACCCAACAGAGGATTTTGTACGAGTTTGCACAATTGCAGCCGCTTGTGTTGCTCCTGAGGCAAGCCAACGCCCTACAATGGGTGAAGTGGTACAATCACTGAAGATGGTGCAACGAATCACAGAATATCAGGATACCATGTTAACCTCTTCCAATGCCAGACCCAATAACAGGGAGTCTTCAATAACCTTTGAATCTGATGTGTCATCTTCGATGTTCTCTTCTGGTCCTTACTCTGGTCTAAGTGCCTTTGATAATGACAACGTCTCTCGAGCAGCTATTTTCTCTGAAGATCTTCACGAAGGACGATGA
- the LOC103444265 gene encoding proline-rich receptor-like protein kinase PERK3 isoform X1 — protein sequence MSELTGILNKVQWLVMNQLLLFCYVISVTEASEPYGLLKAPSVSLSSAPLAAPAMPNLPLPATLPVSHYHRRWQKHFLPHAAPVALSPAHPPFYGPLITAGHPPTASRLSKPSMKSSGLAPPLASFKNIAPTQSSAGTIPSGLAQPPLTPSISNCCKPDMVLRRGSQGCHCAYPIKLDILLLNVSQNPNWNIFLEELASELHLQVSQIELINFYVLGLSRLNISMDITPNSGSSFSASDASTINSSLVMHKVKLNPALVGDYKLLNITWFKPPPPSHAPIAASPVEGQANPPPTLTSLSASDKGRHSNWSLIIGIGIGILFIAIISVLILCLCTFRQEKTKASLIETAPEKQRTVDTVQAVGSLPHPSSTRFLAYEELKQATNNFESILGEGGFGRVFKGVLSDGTAVAIKRLTNGGQQGDKEFLVEVEMLSRLHHRNLVKLVGYYSSRDSSQNLLCYELVPNGSLEAWLHGPLGVNCPLDWDTRMKIALDAARGLAYLHEDSQPCVIHRDFKASNILLENNFHAKVADFGLAKQAPEGRANYLSTRVMGTFGYVAPEYAMTGHLLVKSDVYSYGVVLLELLTGRKPVDMSQPAGQENLVTWSRPILRDKDRLDELADPSLEGKYPTEDFVRVCTIAAACVAPEASQRPTMGEVVQSLKMVQRITEYQDTMLTSSNARPNNRESSITFESDVSSSMFSSGPYSGLSAFDNDNVSRAAIFSEDLHEGR from the exons ATGTCTGAGCTCACAG GAATATTGAACAAGGTTCAATGGTTGGTGATGAATCAGTTGCTTTTGTTCTGTTATGTGATATCCGTCACTGAAGCCAGTGAACCCTATGGTTTACTCAAAGCACCATCAGTATCTCTATCGAGTGCACCTTTGGCTGCACCAGCTATGCCAAATCTACCCCTGCCAGCCACTTTGCCAGTGTCCCACTACCATAGACGCTGGCAAAAACATTTCTTGCCACATGCTGCGCCAGTTGCTCTATCTCCTGCACACCCTCCTTTTTATGGACCCTTGATAACTGCTGGTCACCCCCCTACAGCTTCTCGATTGTCAAAGCCATCAATGAAGAGTAGTGGCTTGGCACCTCCACTTGCTAGCTTTAAGAATATCGCCCCAACACAGTCGAGTGCTGGTACAATTCCTTCTGGTTTAGCACAGCCCCCGCTCACTCCTTCCATTTCCA ACTGTTGCAAGCCAGACATGGTACTGAGACGGGGAAGTCAGGGTTGCCACTGTGCTTATCCCATAAAGCTTGATATTCTCCTCCTAAATGTTTCACAAAATCCTAACTGGAATATTTTTCTTGAAGAACTAGCTTCCGAGCTTCATTTGCAAGTTTCTCAAATAGAGCTGATTAACTTTTATGTACTCGGATTATCAAGATTAAATATTTCGATGGATATTACTCCCAATTCAGGATCCAGTTTCTCCGCGAGTGATGCGTCCACAATAAACTCTTCTCTTGTCATGCACAAGGTTAAATTGAACCCTGCATTAGTGGGTGATTACAAACTCCTCAATATAACTTGGTTTAAGCCTCCACCTCCTTCTCATG CTCCTATTGCAGCATCACCAGTGGAAGGCCAAGCAAATCCACCCCCTACTCTTACATCCTTAAGTGCTTCAGATAAAGGGAGGCATTCAAATTGGAGTCTTATTATTGGTATTGGCATCGGCATATTGTTCATTGCCATTATATCTGTGCTCATACTTTGTTTGTGCACATTCCGTCAAGAGAAGACTAAAGCATCTCTTATAGAAACAG CCCCTGAAAAGCAGAGGACTGTTGATACAGTGCAAGCAGTAGGATCTTTACCTCACCCAAGCAGCACTCGATTTCTGGCATATGAAGAacttaaacaagcaacaaacaACTTTGAAAGCATACTTGGAGAGGGTGGTTTTGGCAGGGTGTTCAAGGGTGTCTTAAGTGATGGTACAGCTGTAGCAATTAAAAGACTTACCAATGGAGGGCAACAGGGGGATAAGGAGTTCTTGGTTGAGGTTGAAATGCTGAGCAGGCTGCATCATCGTAATCTGGTGAAACTTGTGGGGTACTATAGCAGTCGTGACTCTTCACAAAACTTACTTTGCTATGAGCTTGTACCAAATGGAAGCTTGGAGGCCTGGCTCCATG GTCCCCTGGGGGTAAATTGTCCTTTGGATTGGGACACCCGAATGAAAATTGCACTTGATGCTGCCAGAGGACTTGCTTACCTGCATGAAGACTCACAACCTTGTGTCATCCACAGAGATTTTAAAGCATCCAATATATTGCTTGAGAATAACTTTCATGCTAAAGTTGCTGATTTTGGCCTGGCCAAACAGGCACCTGAAGGCAGAGCAAATTATCTTTCTACCCGTGTGATGGGAACATTTGG GTATGTGGCTCCAGAGTACGCCATGACTGGACACCTACTTGTTAAAAGTGATGTTTACAGTTACGGAGTTGTCCTTCTCGAGTTACTCACTGGAAGAAAGCCTGTGGATATGTCACAGCCAGCCGGACAGGAGAATCTAGTCACTTGG TCGAGGCCAATTCTTAGAGACAAGGATAGACTGGATGAGCTCGCTGACCCTAGTCTTGAAGGAAAGTACCCAACAGAGGATTTTGTACGAGTTTGCACAATTGCAGCCGCTTGTGTTGCTCCTGAGGCAAGCCAACGCCCTACAATGGGTGAAGTGGTACAATCACTGAAGATGGTGCAACGAATCACAGAATATCAGGATACCATGTTAACCTCTTCCAATGCCAGACCCAATAACAGGGAGTCTTCAATAACCTTTGAATCTGATGTGTCATCTTCGATGTTCTCTTCTGGTCCTTACTCTGGTCTAAGTGCCTTTGATAATGACAACGTCTCTCGAGCAGCTATTTTCTCTGAAGATCTTCACGAAGGACGATGA
- the LOC103444264 gene encoding DEAD-box ATP-dependent RNA helicase 24-like produces MSKRKFGFEGFGINKQSTFDFERSQQAPQRLYVPPSSRGGNSHDNFEDTDLDNIDYDDNDGSNDPGNDNSHGDGGGGDEEVDPLDAFMEGIHEEVRSAPPPKPKEKAEKYKDDEEEDHMESFLRAKKDVMLTLASDALHAGYDSDEEVYAAAKAVDAGLLEYDSDDNPIVLDKRKIEPIPALDHSSIDYEPFNKDFYEEKESISGMSEEDVFEYKKSLAIRASGFDVPRPVKTFEDSGFSSQLMTAIKKQDYVKPTPIQCQALPIVLSGRDIIGIAKTGSGKTAAFVLPMIVHIMDQPELQKEEGPIGVICAPTRELAHQIYLESKKFAKSHGIRVSAVYGGMSKLDQFKELKAGCEIVVATPGRLIDMLKMKALTMIRATYLVLDEADRMFDLGFEPQIRSIVGQIRPDRQTLLFSATMPRKVEKLAREILSDPIRVTVGEVGMANEDITQVVHVIPSDAEKLPWLLEKLPGMIDEGDVLVFASKKAAVDEIESQLAQKGFKVTALHGDKDQASRMDILQKFKSGIYHVLVATDVAARGLDIKSIKSVVNFDIAKDMDMHVHRIGRTGRAGDKDGTAYTLITQKEARFAGELVNSLVAAGQIVSTELMDLAMKDGRFRSKRDSRKGGGKKGRGRGGGGGGGRGVRGVDFGLGIGYNTESNNSSSHTIASRPATVTPVRTGMMSQFKTKFVAASSNSPSQASGNSYSAPSRPALRGFVSGGSIGGDVYRTQATSTITPALTPAPTSSQNSGVNANQKPSESSRDKPRERRRRSGWDC; encoded by the exons ATGTCGAAGAGAAAATTCGGATTCGAAGGCTTTGGCATAAACAAGCAATCAACCTTCGATTTCGAGCGGTCACAGCAAGCCCCTCAGCGGCTCTACGTCCCTCCGTCGTCTCGCGGTGGAAACAGCCACGACAACTTCGAAGACACCGACCTCGACAACATCGATTACGACGACAACGATGGTTCCAATGACCCTGGGAATGACAACAGCCACGGCGACGGTGGCGGCGGTGACGAGGAAGTAGATCCTCTGGATGCTTTCATGGAGGGGATTCACGAGGAGGTGAGGTCAGCTCCGCCGCCGAAGCCGAAAGAGAAAGCCGAGAAGTACAAGGACGATGAGGAGGAGGATCACATGGAGAGTTTTCTGAGGGCTAAGAAGGACGTGATGCTCACGCTGGCATCGGATGCTTTACACGCCGGATATGACTCCGACGAGGAGGTATATGCGGCCGCCAAGGCCGTCGATGCCGGGTTGTTGGAGTACGATTCGGATGATAATCCCATTGTTCTTGACAAGAGGAAGATCGAGCCAATTCCAGCTCTCGATCATAGTTCAATCGACTACGAGCCTTTTAATAAGGATTTTTACGAGGAGAAAGAGTCGATTTCAG GGATGAGTGAGGAGGATGTTTTTGAGTACAAGAAGAGCTTGGCCATCCGTGCGTCGGGTTTTGATGTGCCAAGGCCGGTCAAGACATTTGAAGACTCTGGATTTTCTTCACAGCTGATGACTGCCATAAAAAAACAAGACTATGTAAAGCCGACACCGATACAGTGCCAAGCTCTACCCATAGTTCTTTCCGGGAGAGATATCATTGGTATTGCGAAAACTGGTTCTGGAAAGACTGCTGCTTTTGTCCTTCCAATGATTGTCCACATTATGGATCAGCCAGAACTTCAAAAAGAAGAGGGTCCTATTGGAGTGATATGTGCACCTACTCGAGAGCTGGCGCACCAAATATACTTAGAGTCCAAGAAATTTGCTAAATCACATGGGATACGTGTCTCTGCTGTATATGGTGGAATGTCTAAGCTTGATCAGTTCAAAGAACTTAAGGCAGGATGTGAAATAGTTGTTGCTACTCCCGGGAGATTAATAGACATGCTTAAAATGAAGGCACTGACAATGATAAGGGCAACTTACCTAGTACTTGATGAGGCTGATCGGATGTTTGACCTTGGGTTTGAGCCTCAAATTAGGTCTATTGTTGGTCAGATTCGACCAGACCGACAGACATTGCTCTTTTCTGCAACAATGCCCCGTAAAGTTGAAAAGTTGGCTAGGGAGATTCTCTCTGATCCTATAAGAGTTACAGTGGGTGAGGTGGGAATGGCCAATGAGGATATCACTCAGGTTGTTCATGTAATTCCTTCTGACGCTGAGAAGTTGCCCTGGCTTCTTGAGAAGTTACCTGGGATGATTGATGAGGGTGATGTTCTAGTGTTTGCTTCAAAAAAGGCTGCAGTGGATGAGATCGAGTCACAGCTTGCACAGAAAGGTTTTAAAGTCACAGCTCTGCATGGTGACAAGGACCAGGCATCTCGGATGGATATTCTGCAAAAATTTAAATCTGGCATTTACCATGTTCTTGTTGCAACTGATGTTGCTGCCCGTGGTCTTGACATCAAGTCAATTAAGTCAGTTGTGAACTTTGATATTGCAAAAGACATGGACATGCACGTCCATCGAATTGGTAGAACAGGTCGTGCTGGTGATAAGGATGGCACTGCATACACTCTTATTACACAGAAAGAGGCACGTTTTGCTGGTGAGTTGGTTAATAGCTTGGTTGCTGCTGGTCAGATTGTTTCCACGGAGCTCATGGACCTTGCGATGAAG GATGGGAGATTCAGGTCCAAACGTGATTCAAGAAAAGGAG GTGGAAAGAAAGGTAGAGGGAGGGgaggtggtggcggtggtggtcGAGGTGTGCGTGGGGTGGATTTTGGTCTGGGAATTGGATATAATACGGAATCCAATAATTCTTCATCGCATACCATTGCTAGTCGACCTGCTACAGTAACTCCTGTGAGGACAGGAATGATGTCACAGTTCAAGACTAAATTCGTTGCTGCTTCATCCAACTCTCCAAGTCAAGCTTCAGGTAACAGCTATAGTGCACCCAGCAGACCAGCATTACGAGGATTTGTATCTGGTGGTTCAATTGGTGGGGATGTATATAGAACTCAGGCAACCAGTACAATTACTCCTGCTCTTACTCCCGCTCCTACATCTTCTCAGAACTCTGGAGTAAATGCAAATCAGAAGCCCTCTGAAAG TTCTAGAGATAAACCTAGAGAAAGGCGGAGGCGCTCTGGTTGGGACTGTTGA